A stretch of DNA from Lotus japonicus ecotype B-129 chromosome 4, LjGifu_v1.2:
ACCCAAGCAGCTGAAGGAAATGACAGATTCCTCTTCTAGGAGGCAAGTGAACAGATGTGATGCTTGCACAGGTGATCACCCAACCAATAGCTGTGACCAGAAAGAGGAGGATGTGAATTATCTGCAGAACCAACAAAGGCAGGGTCAGTATCAAGGCAACTACCCCAGGGGAGGAAACCAGCAATACAACCAACCTTGGAAGCAAGATGCTGGTCCCTCATCTAATAGAGCACCATATCAAAATCAACAATACCAGCAGAATCCACAGTACCAACAACCACCACCAGATTGCGCTGCAAAATTGGAGGATACTTTGAACCAATTTATGCAGATGTCCATGGCTTCTATTAAAAATCTGGAGATCCAGGTGGGACAGATGGCTAAACAATTGGCTGAAAatcaaaaaggaaaatttacagCAAATACTGAGCCCAATCCCAAGGAACACTGTTAGGCAATTTTTACAAGGAGTGGAAAGGAGGTTGGTAGAGATGTTGGTGAAGCTGTGAGGGAAAAGGAAGAGGGTGATGAGGAAagagaaggaaagaaaaagaatgaagagaTTGAGAAGGAGGTATTGAAAAATAAAGATGTAAATATGGGAGAAAAGATTCGTGAGAAAAATGTGGAAGAAAGAGTAGGAAGTAGTGGTGAGAAAAATAAGgaaggagaaaaaaatgagGAGAAGAACAAAGAGAGAAACACCCAAAAGTCTCCACTGGAAAAGAAACTTCCTTATCCACATGTTCCTACAAAGCTTGATAGGGAAAGGCAATTTGCTAGGTTCATGGATATCTTCAAAAGGCTGCAAATCAACATTCCATTTGGAGAAGCATTGGAGCAAATGCCAACCTATGCAAAATTCTTGAAAGAATTGTTAACAAAGAAAAGGAGGTATCAGGATGAAGAGGTAATTCACTTGAGTACCAACTGTAGTGCCATCATTCAAAACTTCATTCCTGAGAATCTAAAGGATCCTGGGAGCGTCACAATTCCTGTTACTATTGGCAATATATCAGTGGGAAAAGCTCTGATTGATTTGGGAGCTAGTGTTAGCCTTATGCCGTTATCCATGATGAAAAGGGTAGGTGGCTTGGAGCTGAGGGCAACCAGGATGTCTTTGCAGCTAGCAGATAGATCAGTCAAATACCCAGTTGGCATAGCAGAGGATGTTTTGGTAAGAGTTGATAAATTCTTAATTCCTGCTGACTTTGTTGTTATTGATATTCCAGAGGATGAGGTTCCTATCATTTTGGGAAGACCTTTCATGagaactgtaagacccaagtttttaagcttagaataagtggaagagatttccatttacgattaggcttgatgtatcgtgaaaggaaaaaCCTGGACAAGAGTTGAGTagaggaaataaatttatgaaggagaaagttcaggaaaagtctaaggattgtaccataatcgataaaagttatagcacgatcgttatacgcttaaacctagggcgaAACCCTAGGAAATATCTAGTttttcatttataggcacgatggaagctaattccacaaatcttcagagaaatgtcagaacttctctttttccatatatcacaatcgtttcaaggcgaaactctaggatctacgaacgtccgattccaatcatcggaagtttgccgaaaccgaaaccctggtatttcaaaaccctagaatcactcgacaatgaagactttttctattcagagctttaaatgaatattccacacgcatacacccatttctcttgatgattccaatctttcttcagaaggaagttttctattccgacatccgatgcaaaaagcaacttatcgggtaaaatagttttacaccgattatgcattagttgccaaaaatacaaggaaacctctttttagttttggaattcttttgccaaaacctatcttagaattcacggagaatgacgccggaaaaatcagattcgcgaaactttcattttaccgcgttttgccaacctctatatatagccaagaaaggaagaaaaaacacaaaaactcacccattttcaccaaggaggccgcgagtttgagaagagaaggaggagaagagattttcttcatttcttgcttgatcgtcgattaatcagttgctacttcaaggtttcgaggtatagtcgctaatccttacctctgatcgctttttccatagcttttctatagacttttctgagctgatagttttgagttttttgcaaaactatcctgaatagttcatttttgattctaaacatcttccctacgtgcccaagatcacttctgccggattagattttccgtaatgtcgccggatttccgccggaatcaatttatgccttaaatacccatttttggagtaaagcttcaacctttaggctgaaaactatcgccttagcttagtgctagtaggattagttgtcataaacgtcgttagtgacgtccctgtcaaatttggtttttgggattttagttttgaaattctaagttaaaaatagtgaccaaaatacccctgcgacagtttttgatccgataatttttccgagtttagaatacccttagttacggctaatgaaagcataggaaccaagtttgatcgaagaaaaatcgacccacccaattaccaatagtggccgagagctatagggggaggaaggaaaattcatttttcaaaaacttgttctttcgcgctagattatcgtacctcagAGTATGTGCTACTTCGAGTAACCCTAGTATCCATTGTTTgatgagtttctgactcattgtgattgatttatgtggctttgttctaaaggtgattttgaggaatttcctgaagagcaaggagTTGATTGTGTGGGAGCATCCGAAGAGAATCCtagagaatcttcaggtgagggctactcactgaatctttagttaatgcttagggtcgatgctttcgacattgatttactgtttatgcacttgtttgtggttgattggaaaaatgttttctgaggcttcggctgacaatgtagatgtttcatctactgaatgattttgagattgacttacctgctatgtgctatgtgggtaatctaggatgtgtggtgcatgctttatatgctaagtgctacgtggttattgcatgatatgttgatatatgacatgttggttgattgtgctgagttaattatgcttttgcaatgaaatctgagattctgtatAGTGAGtattgcgggcaggtcatgccgattttattttgagagttttgagaaagtttgataggacgaacgaggttcaggccttgtttttgtttagtggatcgagacattctctggaagtgATTTgagattaggagatcccgagaacttataagatttgcgataagacaaaaatggaatctattttataaggaaaactcataagacattaaataacctctaaacctttaagtaatgataacaatctcgaaagGAAgtcttggaagtcaaatcttagttttggaaaacgagaagtgtcgtcggatccgagtgttgagaaagttgagaggtaTTGAgtatgttgttgttgtgctgt
This window harbors:
- the LOC130713293 gene encoding uncharacterized protein LOC130713293, producing MGEKIREKNVEERVGSSGEKNKEGEKNEEKNKERNTQKSPLEKKLPYPHVPTKLDRERQFARFMDIFKRLQINIPFGEALEQMPTYAKFLKELLTKKRRYQDEEVIHLSTNCSAIIQNFIPENLKDPGSVTIPVTIGNISVGKALIDLGASVSLMPLSMMKRVGGLELRATRMSLQLADRSVKYPVGIAEDVLRMRFLSFWEDLS